The Anas platyrhynchos isolate ZD024472 breed Pekin duck chromosome 3, IASCAAS_PekinDuck_T2T, whole genome shotgun sequence genome includes a window with the following:
- the DLK2 gene encoding protein delta homolog 2 yields MLRSFCLQLMSLLWILLAHHQLAQGDDCSERCNLAHGCCDQDGKCRCDPGWEGEHCEECVRMPGCLHGTCHQPWQCICHSGWAGKFCDKDIHICEHQSPCQNGAQCVYDRDGDYSCLCPEGFHGKDCEMKAGPCEKAGSPCKNGGQCQDENGFASNFTCRCLAGFVGALCEHDVDDCLMRPCANGATCHDGVNRFSCQCQLGFEGRFCTININDCASQPCKNGAKCYDRVNDYDCLCPDRFTGKTCEVSVPEPTWAPPFQPVNQEGGGAMRSTTSQPPGVTQPEPGRTAVTGRRVANQSEKAPGGGLLKISVKEVVTQRDSGLSEAQLVTVLVFGVLTALLVLVTVLLILRNWQRGRQRSNWCQSPSQAARKLQDQECQVGMLNTVLIEPRKTTEL; encoded by the exons ATGCTCAGGAGCTTCTGTCTCCAGCTCATGTCCTTGCTTTGGATCCTCTTGGCGCATCACCAGCTCGCCCAAG GTGATGACTGCAGCGAGCGCTGCAACCTGGCCCACGGCTGCTGCGACCAGGATGGGAAGTGCAG GTGCGATCCGGGCTGGGAGGGCGAGCACTGCGAGGAGTGCGTGCGCATGCCGGGCTGCCTCCACGGGacctgccaccagccctggcAGTGCATCTGTCACAGCGGCTGGGCCGGCAAGTTCTGCGACAAAG ACATACACATCTGCGAGCACCAGTCCCCGTGCCAGAACGGGGCTCAGTGCGTCTACGACCGAGACGGGGACTACTCCTGCCTGTGTCCTGAGGGCTTCCACGGGAAGGACTGCGAGATGAAGGCAGGGCCGTGCGAGAAGGCAGG GTCTCCGTGCAAGAACGGGGGGCAGTGCCAAGACGAGAACGGCTTTGCCAGCAACTTCACCTGCCGCTGCCTCGCCGGCTTCGTGGGGGCTCTCTGCGAGCACGACGTGGACGACTGCCTGATGCGCCCCTGCGCCAACGGTGCCACCTGCCACGACGGCGTCAACCGCTTCTCCTGCCAGTGCCAGCTGGGCTTCGAGGGGCGCTTCTGCACCATCAACATCAACGACTGCGCCAGCCAGCCCTGCAAGAACGGGGCCAAGTGCTACGACCGCGTCAACGACTACGACTGCTTGTGTCCCGACCGCTTCACCGGCAAAACCTGCGAGGTCTCCGTCCCCGAGCCCACCTGGGCTCCCCCCTTCCAGCCCGTGAACCAGGAGGGCGGCGGGGCGATGCGGAGCACCACCAGCCAGCCGCCCGGGGTGACGCAGCCCGAGCCTGGCAGGACCGCGGTCACGGGGCGGCGCGTGGCCAACCAGAGCGAGAAAGCGCCGGGGGGAGGGTTGTTGAAAATCTCCGTGAAGGAGGTGGTGACCCAGAGGGACTCCGGGCTGAGCGAAGCCCAGCTGGTGACGGTGCTGGTGTTCGGGGTGCTGACGGCACTGCTGGTCCTCGTCACCGTCCTGCTCATCCTGAGGAACTGGCAGCGGGGCCGGCAGAGGTCGAACTGGTGCCAAAGCCCTTCGCAGGCTGCCAGGAAGCTGCAGGACCAGGAGTGCCAGGTGGGCATGCTCAACACCGTCCTGATCGAGCCCAGGAAGACGACGGAGCTGTGA